A stretch of Paenibacillus peoriae DNA encodes these proteins:
- a CDS encoding fibronectin type III domain-containing protein, giving the protein MYRKNKRKVRKYRKWVYGFLAVVLLLTMIPIFPERVSAAAQEIIGGPFCQNNLPGGGDSWGSWSGNGIGATEVYTGTGSARYKCDGTTQPTNRFIDIGRSIKASDYKIFVYIEGSYHTDIYTSNAAAGDSWRPNGTNLYTWINVREFYADSYYQGKWIDITDSITLRDVRYFRAMGTNQQTSNEISKFGVRVIPKSDLMPKPPQIHADAEGQAVTGWTKDPVTVWIDGDVAPEGLKYYEYSLNGGAFQPYTGPFTVYDHGVNTIYARTVDVNDQYSGLSSGNVRIDKMPPTPPSIEATGNSNDYTISLQPGVDDYSGLAHTQFRMTGVVNQDWQDYSGVFHVNKDGKSTVYARSIDSVGNVSREVSKEVTIDKKGPTAPVIRTSETGPTNRDVNITIDSGSDPTNGIKMTQYRLSPSGEWLTYKGNFTLNAEGIYELSARTINNLDVSSSIVTQSVMIDRTKPTAPKVTFSEVTIPTRYTNKPVQFALSGATDTTAVHYEYQLGSGAYVSGSSGILKGSGVIKLTAQAVDAAGNRSDPVSAVSYIDLEPPTIQLTPDSREWKDTHIPVRIRYADQHSGIESSTMQYKITNSPDSPENWDAAADTTIQMDLSNEGEWYVHAKVKDRVGNIYETVSGALRIQNQPQSVVLSATSVRNTEADLQWTLPSALDDGYVYTVRNITTNEVWDVTHPTNSFTDRGLQGGRQYEYEVRSSNHVGGNAYSNRVRVLTLPDAPDHIQLRPVSRHSTEIMADFTPVSSANRYNITAADVSTGEIIFKDTVTQDVYNPITGMKPGKYYDVSVSAMNDTGEGTAKHVSFLSLPDSPNGFRNVTVREDGIDLKWNSVITATYYALERNEVSVYNDVYTEFTDTDLQAGTEYGYNVSAENATGFGDFAHLGVITLPDRVTTLSGVTKDVYAIGVEWQDVQGAEGYILNVNDEPKVRVARGIHSYTFEGLPAGRSANIKIRAYNRSGTGKDTSINALTLPISAVQLATVDVREHDATLIWAPVDGATQYKVTINGQDYYSTEPRVVISGLTGGKNYDFQVSSGNSSGFSQPALGELLTRPPEVQNVNVTELEAGLISLSWDEIKSAYQYTVTRKDTGEVFNTRDAHIKLSGIQPGMIYSFGIQAVNTTGAGNLVPFTYRALPGQISDSRLTVKKVTDTDLVVTWKEAPGADAYNVYQNEMLIGHTTTHEFKVDGLDSSTLYRITVKPLNTSGEGKQTEGEVETLPSPAFAFSKMETTNSEFIIHWESDHENDIFVLASEGGTELYRGKDRGYIWRQLKEKRLYTVQLWAENSQGKRTEAKQANGKTTGNTVEAGGGAGGAESVKPIQPVIKEPIETEHIQDSTVEKKPNRFSDIDRIFNREKINVLADLGVVKGTTHTLFEPNRPVTRMEFTSMLVRSLKLPLETDVTLGFEDINPSAWYVDLLKTAIKDQVARGFSNREFGPDRVINREQAAKMVNNIVKATPQQESSAYSDSSQIVEWARKDVLGLTEINLVQGYPDGSFRAKQEVTRAEAAEMIYNMLQMK; this is encoded by the coding sequence ATGTATCGAAAAAATAAGCGAAAGGTAAGGAAGTATAGGAAGTGGGTGTATGGATTTTTGGCTGTAGTCCTACTATTAACGATGATTCCCATATTTCCGGAAAGGGTATCCGCTGCTGCTCAGGAGATCATTGGGGGCCCTTTTTGCCAAAACAATTTGCCGGGTGGAGGCGATAGTTGGGGTTCTTGGTCAGGAAATGGGATAGGAGCAACAGAAGTATACACTGGCACGGGTTCGGCGAGGTATAAATGTGATGGGACTACACAGCCGACAAATCGTTTTATTGATATTGGAAGATCTATTAAGGCTTCGGATTACAAGATTTTTGTTTATATTGAGGGGTCTTATCATACCGATATATATACGTCTAATGCCGCCGCAGGCGACAGTTGGAGGCCTAACGGAACGAATCTATATACATGGATTAATGTAAGGGAATTCTATGCTGATAGCTATTACCAGGGAAAATGGATAGATATCACCGACTCAATTACATTAAGGGATGTTCGCTATTTCAGAGCGATGGGAACTAACCAACAGACAAGTAATGAAATATCCAAGTTTGGGGTCCGTGTTATTCCCAAATCGGACCTCATGCCTAAACCACCCCAGATTCACGCAGACGCAGAGGGACAAGCTGTTACAGGGTGGACCAAAGACCCTGTAACCGTGTGGATCGATGGAGATGTGGCTCCTGAAGGATTAAAATACTATGAATATAGTCTGAACGGAGGAGCATTTCAGCCATACACCGGGCCTTTCACTGTCTATGACCATGGTGTAAATACAATCTATGCCCGGACAGTGGATGTGAATGACCAGTATAGTGGCCTTTCTTCCGGGAATGTCCGAATAGACAAGATGCCACCAACTCCCCCTAGCATAGAAGCAACAGGGAATAGTAATGACTATACGATTTCATTACAACCAGGTGTAGACGATTATTCTGGACTAGCCCATACTCAATTTCGTATGACAGGCGTTGTGAATCAGGATTGGCAGGATTATAGTGGAGTGTTTCATGTAAATAAAGATGGTAAAAGCACGGTTTATGCACGCTCCATTGACAGCGTCGGTAATGTGAGCCGAGAAGTAAGCAAGGAAGTCACTATTGATAAAAAGGGACCGACTGCTCCTGTCATCCGGACTAGTGAAACAGGCCCAACGAACCGTGATGTGAATATTACCATTGATTCAGGAAGTGACCCTACAAATGGAATTAAGATGACACAGTATCGCTTGAGTCCATCTGGGGAGTGGTTGACCTACAAGGGTAATTTTACATTAAACGCAGAAGGAATTTACGAATTATCAGCACGGACGATCAATAATCTTGATGTGTCTAGTTCAATCGTAACTCAATCGGTTATGATTGATCGAACCAAGCCAACGGCTCCAAAAGTTACGTTTTCCGAGGTGACGATACCTACTCGATATACCAATAAGCCAGTTCAGTTCGCTCTATCGGGTGCGACGGATACTACAGCAGTACATTATGAATATCAATTAGGTTCTGGCGCTTATGTGTCTGGTTCATCGGGAATATTAAAGGGTTCGGGGGTCATAAAATTGACTGCACAAGCTGTAGATGCAGCTGGAAATCGAAGCGATCCGGTGTCCGCGGTGTCTTATATTGATTTGGAACCACCGACGATCCAACTGACGCCGGATTCGCGTGAATGGAAAGATACTCATATTCCTGTAAGGATACGATATGCCGATCAGCATTCGGGGATTGAGTCATCCACAATGCAGTATAAAATCACGAACAGCCCTGATTCACCCGAAAACTGGGATGCTGCAGCCGACACAACAATCCAGATGGATCTTTCAAATGAAGGTGAATGGTATGTTCATGCCAAGGTCAAAGATAGGGTGGGTAACATTTATGAAACGGTTAGCGGTGCACTTCGCATTCAAAACCAGCCCCAGTCGGTTGTGCTCTCTGCGACATCCGTACGAAATACAGAAGCTGATTTGCAGTGGACACTCCCGTCGGCCCTTGATGATGGTTACGTCTATACAGTCCGAAATATAACAACTAATGAGGTTTGGGATGTTACGCATCCGACAAATTCTTTTACAGATAGAGGGCTACAAGGAGGACGGCAATACGAATATGAAGTGCGTTCTAGTAATCATGTAGGAGGCAATGCGTATTCCAATCGAGTCCGTGTATTAACGTTACCTGATGCTCCTGATCATATCCAGTTACGACCTGTCTCTCGTCATTCTACAGAAATCATGGCTGACTTTACGCCAGTTTCATCAGCTAACAGATATAATATTACAGCAGCAGACGTAAGTACGGGAGAAATCATATTTAAGGATACGGTTACACAGGATGTGTATAATCCAATTACGGGAATGAAGCCTGGTAAATATTACGATGTTTCTGTATCAGCTATGAATGACACTGGAGAGGGTACAGCAAAGCATGTATCTTTTCTAAGCCTACCAGACAGCCCGAACGGATTCCGGAATGTAACTGTAAGAGAAGATGGAATCGACTTGAAGTGGAATTCTGTAATCACTGCCACCTACTATGCCCTAGAACGTAATGAAGTATCGGTTTATAACGATGTGTATACAGAATTCACCGATACTGATCTTCAGGCGGGAACAGAGTATGGTTATAATGTTTCCGCTGAAAATGCAACAGGATTCGGAGACTTTGCTCATCTGGGAGTCATCACTTTACCTGATCGAGTAACTACATTATCGGGTGTGACGAAGGATGTGTATGCTATCGGTGTTGAGTGGCAGGATGTGCAGGGGGCTGAAGGATACATCTTGAATGTTAACGATGAACCGAAGGTGCGGGTTGCGCGTGGTATTCATTCTTATACTTTTGAGGGCTTGCCAGCGGGCAGGTCTGCCAATATTAAAATACGAGCCTACAATCGAAGTGGTACGGGTAAAGATACTTCTATCAACGCATTAACACTACCGATTTCGGCTGTACAACTTGCAACTGTAGATGTTCGCGAGCACGATGCCACATTGATATGGGCCCCGGTTGATGGGGCAACTCAATATAAGGTGACGATCAACGGTCAAGATTATTATAGTACGGAACCACGTGTGGTTATATCTGGTTTAACAGGTGGGAAAAACTATGATTTTCAAGTGAGCAGTGGGAACAGTAGTGGTTTCAGCCAGCCAGCGTTGGGTGAGCTGCTGACACGTCCTCCTGAAGTACAAAATGTTAATGTTACAGAACTTGAGGCTGGCCTTATTTCACTGAGCTGGGATGAGATCAAGAGCGCTTATCAATATACTGTAACCCGTAAAGATACGGGGGAAGTTTTTAACACCAGAGATGCCCATATTAAGCTTTCAGGTATCCAGCCTGGTATGATTTACTCGTTTGGTATACAGGCCGTGAATACAACGGGGGCAGGTAATTTAGTTCCGTTTACGTATCGCGCTTTGCCAGGTCAGATATCAGACAGTAGATTGACTGTGAAAAAAGTAACAGATACCGATTTGGTTGTTACGTGGAAAGAAGCTCCGGGTGCAGATGCCTACAATGTCTACCAAAACGAGATGCTTATCGGTCATACGACCACCCATGAATTTAAAGTAGATGGATTGGATAGTTCTACATTGTATCGTATTACCGTCAAGCCATTGAACACAAGTGGTGAGGGTAAGCAGACAGAAGGTGAAGTGGAGACGCTGCCGTCTCCAGCATTTGCGTTTTCGAAGATGGAAACAACGAATAGTGAGTTTATCATCCATTGGGAATCTGACCATGAGAATGATATTTTCGTCCTCGCCAGTGAAGGAGGAACAGAGCTATATCGTGGTAAGGATCGAGGCTATATCTGGAGACAGCTTAAAGAGAAGCGGTTGTATACAGTTCAACTTTGGGCAGAAAATAGTCAAGGAAAACGCACAGAGGCAAAACAAGCGAATGGCAAAACAACGGGTAATACTGTGGAAGCAGGTGGCGGAGCAGGAGGGGCGGAGAGTGTAAAACCGATTCAGCCTGTTATAAAGGAACCGATAGAAACAGAGCACATTCAAGATTCAACCGTTGAAAAGAAGCCAAATCGTTTTAGTGACATTGATCGGATATTTAATAGAGAAAAAATAAATGTGCTTGCTGATTTAGGTGTAGTAAAGGGAACAACCCACACGCTATTTGAGCCGAACAGACCTGTAACACGTATGGAGTTTACCTCTATGCTGGTCCGTTCCTTGAAATTACCGCTCGAAACGGATGTGACTTTAGGCTTCGAGGATATCAATCCATCGGCGTGGTACGTTGATCTGCTCAAAACGGCGATTAAAGATCAGGTTGCTCGCGGGTTTAGTAATAGAGAATTTGGCCCAGATCGGGTCATTAACCGTGAGCAGGCGGCTAAAATGGTGAATAACATTGTCAAGGCTACACCACAGCAAGAAAGCAGTGCATACTCAGATTCCTCTCAAATTGTAGAGTGGGCCAGAAAGGATGTACTTGGTCTAACCGAAATTAATTTAGTACAAGGATATCCAGATGGTAGCTTCCGTGCCAAACAGGAGGTCACACGTGCAGAAGCAGCAGAGATGATTTATAACATGCTTCAAATGAAATAG